The DNA window CCCTAAAAAACTCATTGAAAATATGACCAAAGCAGACCAACTTATCCAAAAATATGCTAAGAAAAATGAAAACGTAAAATACTCTTCTAATAAAGTTACTCCATCTTGTGGGCTTTATGCCGTCTGTGTAGCAGCTGGATATTTATATGTTGTGGGCGTTAACGCAGTTGCATTACAAACGGCTGCCGCAGTAACAACTGCAGTGTGGAAATACGTTGCCAAATATTCCTCTTCAGCTTCTAATAATTCTGATTTAGAAGCGGCTGCTGCAAAAACCCTAAAATTGATTCATCAATAATCCATTATAATTGAGTGTCTTGCGGATTGCTCCGCAAGACACTTTTTCAACGTGAACCGTTTAATTTTTTGTAATAAAGATATGAAGCTAGTGTTGAAATAACTAATGCTAAAAGAACTAGCACAATCATAATAAGAATTATATATTCTCCTGTAAAAAATGAAAGAACAGCTATTATAAAACCACACACTACAAGTACTTTAGAGGCGAAGCGATTTCCCAGTTTCCAAACAGTCTCATCTTTTAATGTCCAAGGTGTCCTCAATCCAATAAGATGGTTTTGTTCTGCTAGCTGCATTGAATTTCCACCAATAATTAAAAAGATACCAACACCAAGCCCTATTATTAAATCAATATTCAGTTCGTATCCTAAACTTATCAATAGAGTTGAAAGTTGTAAAATATATAAAAGGATTAACATATTATTAGAAGCTAGGAAAAGCAATGCTTTATTTTTTTGTGTAGACTTAATAGTTAACATATAAAAAGTAAGATAATAAATAAGCATAACAACAGGTATAATAAATATTGTTAAAGGTTTAGATACAATTGCAGCCGGTTTATTTCCTGACCATTGTATCGGTATTTCTTCTGGAAGGTATTGATATAATATAATTGAAGTCAAGAAACTCAAACATACAATAATTATGGAAATTATATTTTTCTTCATAAATCGTTATCCCCTTTATTTATAAAGTTAAGCATCCAATTTATTGAGTCTTGAAGTACTGTTGTATTTAGAGAGTAATAAATAAATTGTCCTTTGCGGTGGTCACTTATGACTTCCGCTTGCTTTAAAATATTCAAGTGGTGCGAAATACTCGGTTTGCTGATATTAAAATGCTCAGCAATATCTCCCGCAGTCATATCCCCTCCTTTTAACAAATCCAAAATTTTTCTCCTTGTTGGATCTGATATAGCTTTGAAAACATTATTCATAGCGTTTTCTCCTTTACAAAAAAACATTTAGACATTTAGATATTTGTATAAATGTATTATTTTCATTATAACTTGAATTTTTTTAAAAACAACCCTCAAATTGGTTATAATATCTGATTTTTGTATTTTTTCAAATACTCGGATA is part of the Bacillota bacterium genome and encodes:
- the sdpI gene encoding immunity protein SdpI; the encoded protein is MKKNIISIIIVCLSFLTSIILYQYLPEEIPIQWSGNKPAAIVSKPLTIFIIPVVMLIYYLTFYMLTIKSTQKNKALLFLASNNMLILLYILQLSTLLISLGYELNIDLIIGLGVGIFLIIGGNSMQLAEQNHLIGLRTPWTLKDETVWKLGNRFASKVLVVCGFIIAVLSFFTGEYIILIMIVLVLLALVISTLASYLYYKKLNGSR
- the sdpR gene encoding sporulation delaying system autorepressor SdpR, with translation MNNVFKAISDPTRRKILDLLKGGDMTAGDIAEHFNISKPSISHHLNILKQAEVISDHRKGQFIYYSLNTTVLQDSINWMLNFINKGDNDL